A window from Pangasianodon hypophthalmus isolate fPanHyp1 chromosome 4, fPanHyp1.pri, whole genome shotgun sequence encodes these proteins:
- the LOC113524137 gene encoding plasminogen activator inhibitor 1 RNA-binding protein: MSRMWCAPEEKATSPASILCLLFGEPLRSAPQPRRIGGESRRRGAIMPGHLQDGFGCVVTNRFDQLLDDESDPFDILKAAENRRKDAAAAAAASKPAAQAARQPKKESQKERKNPPPERKEDPQPAAPLKKDGVRRMGRKQQEQQGQNTPHQQGAPGERRPERRVHRERRFEKPPEEKHEGGEASVDKPVGDRPPRGRGGGRGGRGGRGRGIGRADGFDSRGKREFERHSGNDKSSQKAEEKRGGAGSHNWGNTKEEASELHQSAAPEAPVEGEEPAAPVDSENKENEVEEVKEEGPKEMTLDEWKAMQNKERAKVEFNIRKPNEGDEGQWKKGYVLHKSKSKDLGRPSGTLIETGDANAESLHKGASEDGSGDHHFRKPANDITSQLEINFGDLGRPGRGRGGSRGGRGGRGGGNRAGRGGGRSEKGGGVSVPNVDDPEAFPALA, encoded by the exons ATGTCCCGGATGTGGTGCGCGCCGGAAGAGAAGGCGACGTCACCCGCGTCCATCTTGTGTTTGCTCTTCGGCGAGCCTCTTCGTTCCGCTCCCCAGCCGCGCCGAATCGGAGGAGAATCCCGCCGCCGGGGCGCCATCATGCCCGGACACCTGCAGGACGGTTTCGGCTGCGTCGTTACCAACCGCTTCGACCAGCTGCTGGATGACGAGTCCGACCCGTTCGACATATTGAAGGCGGCAGAGAACAGGAGGAAAGACGcggccgccgccgccgccgccagcAAACCCGCCGCTCAGGCCGCCAGACAGCCCAAGAAGGAGTCGCAGAAGGAGCGGAAGAACCCGCCGCCGGAGCGGAAGGAGGACCCGCAGCCTGCAGCGCCGCTCAAGAAGGACG GTGTAAGGAGGATGGGGAggaagcagcaggagcagcaggggCAGAACACTCCCCACCAGCAGGGGGCGCCGGGAGAACGGAGACCGGAGAGACGAGTCCACCGAGAGCGTCGCTTCGAAAAGCCACCTGAGGAAAAACATGAAGGAGGAGAAGCCAGTGTGGACAA gCCAGTAGGAGACAGACCACCGAGGGGTCGTGGTGGAGGTCGTGGTGGTCGTGGAGGTCGTGGACGGGGAATCGGAAGAGCTGACGGATTTGACTCTCGAGGAAAGCGTGAATTTGAACGACACAGCGGAAACGACAAATC CAGCCAGAAAGCTGAGGAGAAGCGAGGAGGAGCCGGATCACACAACTGGGGCAACACCAAGGAAGAAGCCAG TGAACTGCACCAATCGGCCGCACCTGAAGCACCTGTGGAAGGGGAGGAGCCTGCTGCGCCTGTTGACTCAGAAAACAA AGAGAACGAGGTTGAGGAAGTGAAGGAGGAAGGCCCCAAGGAGATGACCCTGGACGAGTGGAAGGCCATGCAGAACAAAGAGCGGGCGAAGGTGGAGTTCAACATCCGCAAACCAAACGAAGGCGACGAGGGCCAGTGGAAGAAAGGATACGTGCTGCACAAGTCGAAGAGCAAAGACCTGGGC AGGCCGTCTGGAACTCTGATTGAAACTGGAGATGCTAACGCTGAGTCACTCCACAAG GGAGCCTCTGAAGACGGCTCAGGCGACCACCACTTCCGCAAACCAGCCAATGACATCACCTCCCAGCTGGAGATCAACTTTGGAGATTTGGGCCGCCCTGGGCGTGGTCGGGGGGGCTCCCGGGGTGGCAGAGGGGGCCGGGGAGGTGGAAACCGGGCAGGGCGCGGTGGAGGCAGGTCTGAGAAG GGAGGCGGAGTGTCTGTTCCTAACGTGGACGACCCCGAGGCGTTTCCCGCCTTGGCCTAA